Proteins from a genomic interval of Equus quagga isolate Etosha38 chromosome 13, UCLA_HA_Equagga_1.0, whole genome shotgun sequence:
- the LOC124250977 gene encoding carcinoembryonic antigen-related cell adhesion molecule 3-like — protein MQSPSGPAHRGCVPWQALLLAVSILAFWNLPTTVQFTIESVPNNVTEGKDVLLLVHNLTGNILGYMWFKGNGARPHKQIKFYDVDTKAFSTGPLATGRETMYPNGSLLFQNVMTEYAGNYTLLVLKRSLIYEVGTGQVHVYNPGSNTSIGITVIHKDPSYRA, from the exons ATGCAATCACCCTCAGGCCCTGCTCACAGAGGATGTGTCCCTTGGCAGGCGCTCCTCTTGGCAG TCTCAATCTTAGCCTTCTGGAACCTGCCCACCACTGTCCAGTTCACTATTGAGTCGGTGCCGAACAATGTTACTGAAGGAAAGGATGTTCTTCTACTTGTCCACAATCTGACTGGGAATATTCTAGGCTATATGTGGTTCAAAGGGAATGGAGCACGTCCACATAAACAAATTAAGTTTTATGATGTAGACACAAAAGCATTTTCCACAGGGCCTCTAGCCACAGGTCGAGAGACAATGTACCCCAATGGATCCCTGCTGTTCCAGAATGTCATGACGGAGTACGCAGGAAACTACACACTACTTGTCCTAAAAAGATCCTTGATATATGAAGTAGGAACTGGACAAGTCCATGTATACA ATCCAGGGTCAAATACCTCCATTGGAATAACTGTAATACATAAAGACCCCAGTTACAGAGCCTAA